The Vanessa atalanta chromosome 2, ilVanAtal1.2, whole genome shotgun sequence genome has a segment encoding these proteins:
- the LOC125074555 gene encoding myotubularin-related protein 2 isoform X1: MDKHNSSELLNSDFSLSKNASSDSLDSDSKSSSLNSKHGQDSTHVLGDIQLLDGEKVMGVARDVTYLCPYSGPSRGVLKVTNYQLHFRPTEPTSLQTTLSVPLGVVSRIEKVGGASSKGENSYGIEVFCKDMRNLRFAHKQENHSRRGIFEKLQQLAFPLSHRQPIFAYSYSESFPEDGWNVYEPIAELRRMGVNNDMWRITRINDKYEICDSYPAVWAVPTAANDDLLRSVAAFRSRGRIPVLAWIHPSSQATITRCSQPLVGVSGKRSREDERYIQLIMDANAQAHKLFIMDARPSANAIANKAKGGGYESEDAYQNAELVFLDIHNIHVMRESLRKLKELCFPQIDQTRWFSGIEASCWLKHIKCILAGAVRIVDKVENHKTSVLVHCSDGWDRTAQLTALAMLMLDPYYRTLRGFQVLIEKEWLSFGHKFQLRIGHGDERHSDADRSPVFVQWVDCVWQLQQQFPTAFEFTERLLITIVDHLYSCRFGTFLFNTERERYREEVKTKTVSLWSYINSRQNLYLNPLYWGPSSFSPNTPPSQYSRPQMVLVPVASLRIIKLWKALYCRWNPTMRQQDPIYQRTRELVALRAQLEAAAGAAAGDHAARQLRRGLTPPRVASPHHA, translated from the exons ATGGATAAACACAACAGTTCAGAACTGTTAAATTCAGATTTTTCTCTTTCTAAAAATGCTAGTTCTGATTCATTGGATTCGGATTCCAAATCAAGTTCATTGAATTCTAAACACGGACAAGATTCC ACTCATGTCTTAGGAGACATACAGTTGTTGGATGGAGAAAAAGTGATGGGTGTGGCAAGAGATGTGACGTACCTGTGTCCATACAGTGGTCCATCCCGGGGTGTCCTCAAAGTTACAAATTACCAGCTGCACTTCAGGCCTACAGAGCCAACATCGCTGCAGACCACACTTAGTGTACCCCTTGGAGTT GTTTCTCGTATTGAAAAAGTAGGTGGAGCGTCATCTAAAGGTGAAAATTCATATGGTATCGAAGTATTTTGTAAA GATATGCGTAATTTACGTTTTGCGCACAAACAAGAGAACCACTCTCGTCGTGGAATATTTGAGAAGTTGCAGCAACTTGCATTTCCTCTATCGCACAGACAACCGATATTTGCTTATAGTTATTCAGAGAGTTTTCCAGAGGATGGATGGAATGTGTACGAACCAATTGCTGAATTGAGAAGAATG GGCGTCAACAATGATATGTGGCGCATAACTCGTATAAATGACAAGTATGAGATATGCGATAGTTATCCAGCAGTATGGGCAGTACCAACCGCTGCTAATGATGACTTGCTTCGGTCGGTAGCGGCGTTCCGCTCCAGGGGACGTATTCCAGTGTTGGCTTGGATACATCCGAGCTCACAAGCCACTATCACCAGATGTAGTCAGCCTCTAGTTGGG gtGAGCGGTAAACGTAGTAGAGAAGATGAAAGGTACATCCAATTGATTATGGACGCCAATGCGCAGgcgcataaattatttattatggatgcAAGGCCAAGTGCGAATGCAATCGCTAACAAGGCTAAAGGCGGCGG atacGAATCAGAGGACGCGTATCAGAATGCTGAACTTGTATTTCTCGACATACACAACATTCACGTGATGAGGGAGAGCTTGAGGAAGCTGAAAGAACTTTGCTTTCCACAAATTGATCAAACGAG GTGGTTCAGTGGTATCGAAGCAAGTTGCTGGCTGAAACATATCAAATGCATACTGGCGGGAGCGGTCCGCATTGTTGATAAG gtggAGAATCACAAAACGTCAGTCTTAGTGCACTGTTCAGATGGCTGGGACCGGACTGCGCAGCTGACAGCGCTGGCCATGCTCATGCTAGATCCTTACTACCGAACGCTGAGAGGCTTCCAAGTGCTCATTGAAAAGGAATGGCTATCCTTTGGCCATAAATTTCAACTT CGCATCGGGCACGGCGACGAGCGGCACTCGGACGCGGACCGCTCGCCCGTGTTCGTGCAGTGGGTGGACTGCGTGTGGCAGCTGCAGCAGCAGTTCCCGACCGCCTTCGAGTTCACCGAGCGCCTGCTCATCACCATCGTCGATCATCTCTACTCGTGCCGCTTCGGGACTTTCCTCTTCAATACCGAGCGAGAGAGGTATAGGGAAG AAGTGAAAACAAAGACTGTATCACTATGGTCTTACATCAACAGTCGTCAGAATCTATACCTCAATCCATTGTACTGGGGTCCCTCATCGTTCAGTCCAAATACACCTCCGTCACAGTACTCGAGGCCACAGATGGTGTTAGTTCCGGTTGCGTCACTGAGAATTATCAAACTTTGGAAAGCACTGTACTGTAGATGGAATCCAACCATGCGGCAACAg GACCCCATCTACCAGCGCACGCGCGAGCTGGTGGCGCTGCGCGCGCAGCTGgaggcggcggcgggcgcggcggcgggcgacCACGCGGCGCGCCAGCTGCGGCGCGGCCTCACGCCGCCGCGCGTCGCCAGCCCGCACCACGCCTAG
- the LOC125074555 gene encoding myotubularin-related protein 2 isoform X2 — protein sequence MDKHNSSELLNSDFSLSKNASSDSLDSDSKSSSLNSKHGQDSTHVLGDIQLLDGEKVMGVARDVTYLCPYSGPSRGVLKVTNYQLHFRPTEPTSLQTTLSVPLGVVSRIEKVGGASSKGENSYGIEVFCKDMRNLRFAHKQENHSRRGIFEKLQQLAFPLSHRQPIFAYSYSESFPEDGWNVYEPIAELRRMGVNNDMWRITRINDKYEICDSYPAVWAVPTAANDDLLRSVAAFRSRGRIPVLAWIHPSSQATITRCSQPLVGVSGKRSREDERYIQLIMDANAQAHKLFIMDARPSANAIANKAKGGGYESEDAYQNAELVFLDIHNIHVMRESLRKLKELCFPQIDQTRWFSGIEASCWLKHIKCILAGAVRIVDKVENHKTSVLVHCSDGWDRTAQLTALAMLMLDPYYRTLRGFQVLIEKEWLSFGHKFQLRIGHGDERHSDADRSPVFVQWVDCVWQLQQQFPTAFEFTERLLITIVDHLYSCRFGTFLFNTERERYREEVKTKTVSLWSYINSRQNLYLNPLYWGPSSFSPNTPPSQYSRPQMVLVPVASLRIIKLWKALYCRWNPTMRQQDPIYQRTRELVALRAQLEAAASPARTTPSAPLPTDYMI from the exons ATGGATAAACACAACAGTTCAGAACTGTTAAATTCAGATTTTTCTCTTTCTAAAAATGCTAGTTCTGATTCATTGGATTCGGATTCCAAATCAAGTTCATTGAATTCTAAACACGGACAAGATTCC ACTCATGTCTTAGGAGACATACAGTTGTTGGATGGAGAAAAAGTGATGGGTGTGGCAAGAGATGTGACGTACCTGTGTCCATACAGTGGTCCATCCCGGGGTGTCCTCAAAGTTACAAATTACCAGCTGCACTTCAGGCCTACAGAGCCAACATCGCTGCAGACCACACTTAGTGTACCCCTTGGAGTT GTTTCTCGTATTGAAAAAGTAGGTGGAGCGTCATCTAAAGGTGAAAATTCATATGGTATCGAAGTATTTTGTAAA GATATGCGTAATTTACGTTTTGCGCACAAACAAGAGAACCACTCTCGTCGTGGAATATTTGAGAAGTTGCAGCAACTTGCATTTCCTCTATCGCACAGACAACCGATATTTGCTTATAGTTATTCAGAGAGTTTTCCAGAGGATGGATGGAATGTGTACGAACCAATTGCTGAATTGAGAAGAATG GGCGTCAACAATGATATGTGGCGCATAACTCGTATAAATGACAAGTATGAGATATGCGATAGTTATCCAGCAGTATGGGCAGTACCAACCGCTGCTAATGATGACTTGCTTCGGTCGGTAGCGGCGTTCCGCTCCAGGGGACGTATTCCAGTGTTGGCTTGGATACATCCGAGCTCACAAGCCACTATCACCAGATGTAGTCAGCCTCTAGTTGGG gtGAGCGGTAAACGTAGTAGAGAAGATGAAAGGTACATCCAATTGATTATGGACGCCAATGCGCAGgcgcataaattatttattatggatgcAAGGCCAAGTGCGAATGCAATCGCTAACAAGGCTAAAGGCGGCGG atacGAATCAGAGGACGCGTATCAGAATGCTGAACTTGTATTTCTCGACATACACAACATTCACGTGATGAGGGAGAGCTTGAGGAAGCTGAAAGAACTTTGCTTTCCACAAATTGATCAAACGAG GTGGTTCAGTGGTATCGAAGCAAGTTGCTGGCTGAAACATATCAAATGCATACTGGCGGGAGCGGTCCGCATTGTTGATAAG gtggAGAATCACAAAACGTCAGTCTTAGTGCACTGTTCAGATGGCTGGGACCGGACTGCGCAGCTGACAGCGCTGGCCATGCTCATGCTAGATCCTTACTACCGAACGCTGAGAGGCTTCCAAGTGCTCATTGAAAAGGAATGGCTATCCTTTGGCCATAAATTTCAACTT CGCATCGGGCACGGCGACGAGCGGCACTCGGACGCGGACCGCTCGCCCGTGTTCGTGCAGTGGGTGGACTGCGTGTGGCAGCTGCAGCAGCAGTTCCCGACCGCCTTCGAGTTCACCGAGCGCCTGCTCATCACCATCGTCGATCATCTCTACTCGTGCCGCTTCGGGACTTTCCTCTTCAATACCGAGCGAGAGAGGTATAGGGAAG AAGTGAAAACAAAGACTGTATCACTATGGTCTTACATCAACAGTCGTCAGAATCTATACCTCAATCCATTGTACTGGGGTCCCTCATCGTTCAGTCCAAATACACCTCCGTCACAGTACTCGAGGCCACAGATGGTGTTAGTTCCGGTTGCGTCACTGAGAATTATCAAACTTTGGAAAGCACTGTACTGTAGATGGAATCCAACCATGCGGCAACAg GACCCCATCTACCAGCGCACGCGCGAGCTGGTGGCGCTGCGCGCGCAGCTGgaggcggcg GCGTCGCCAGCCCGCACCACGCCTAGCGCCCCACTCCCGACTGACTACATG attTAA
- the LOC125074555 gene encoding myotubularin-related protein 2 isoform X4: MDKHNSSELLNSDFSLSKNASSDSLDSDSKSSSLNSKHGQDSTHVLGDIQLLDGEKVMGVARDVTYLCPYSGPSRGVLKVTNYQLHFRPTEPTSLQTTLSVPLGVVSRIEKVGGASSKGENSYGIEVFCKDMRNLRFAHKQENHSRRGIFEKLQQLAFPLSHRQPIFAYSYSESFPEDGWNVYEPIAELRRMGVNNDMWRITRINDKYEICDSYPAVWAVPTAANDDLLRSVAAFRSRGRIPVLAWIHPSSQATITRCSQPLVGVSGKRSREDERYIQLIMDANAQAHKLFIMDARPSANAIANKAKGGGYESEDAYQNAELVFLDIHNIHVMRESLRKLKELCFPQIDQTRWFSGIEASCWLKHIKCILAGAVRIVDKVENHKTSVLVHCSDGWDRTAQLTALAMLMLDPYYRTLRGFQVLIEKEWLSFGHKFQLRIGHGDERHSDADRSPVFVQWVDCVWQLQQQFPTAFEFTERLLITIVDHLYSCRFGTFLFNTERERYREEVKTKTVSLWSYINSRQNLYLNPLYWGPSSFSPNTPPSQYSRPQMVLVPVASLRIIKLWKALYCRWNPTMRQQ; this comes from the exons ATGGATAAACACAACAGTTCAGAACTGTTAAATTCAGATTTTTCTCTTTCTAAAAATGCTAGTTCTGATTCATTGGATTCGGATTCCAAATCAAGTTCATTGAATTCTAAACACGGACAAGATTCC ACTCATGTCTTAGGAGACATACAGTTGTTGGATGGAGAAAAAGTGATGGGTGTGGCAAGAGATGTGACGTACCTGTGTCCATACAGTGGTCCATCCCGGGGTGTCCTCAAAGTTACAAATTACCAGCTGCACTTCAGGCCTACAGAGCCAACATCGCTGCAGACCACACTTAGTGTACCCCTTGGAGTT GTTTCTCGTATTGAAAAAGTAGGTGGAGCGTCATCTAAAGGTGAAAATTCATATGGTATCGAAGTATTTTGTAAA GATATGCGTAATTTACGTTTTGCGCACAAACAAGAGAACCACTCTCGTCGTGGAATATTTGAGAAGTTGCAGCAACTTGCATTTCCTCTATCGCACAGACAACCGATATTTGCTTATAGTTATTCAGAGAGTTTTCCAGAGGATGGATGGAATGTGTACGAACCAATTGCTGAATTGAGAAGAATG GGCGTCAACAATGATATGTGGCGCATAACTCGTATAAATGACAAGTATGAGATATGCGATAGTTATCCAGCAGTATGGGCAGTACCAACCGCTGCTAATGATGACTTGCTTCGGTCGGTAGCGGCGTTCCGCTCCAGGGGACGTATTCCAGTGTTGGCTTGGATACATCCGAGCTCACAAGCCACTATCACCAGATGTAGTCAGCCTCTAGTTGGG gtGAGCGGTAAACGTAGTAGAGAAGATGAAAGGTACATCCAATTGATTATGGACGCCAATGCGCAGgcgcataaattatttattatggatgcAAGGCCAAGTGCGAATGCAATCGCTAACAAGGCTAAAGGCGGCGG atacGAATCAGAGGACGCGTATCAGAATGCTGAACTTGTATTTCTCGACATACACAACATTCACGTGATGAGGGAGAGCTTGAGGAAGCTGAAAGAACTTTGCTTTCCACAAATTGATCAAACGAG GTGGTTCAGTGGTATCGAAGCAAGTTGCTGGCTGAAACATATCAAATGCATACTGGCGGGAGCGGTCCGCATTGTTGATAAG gtggAGAATCACAAAACGTCAGTCTTAGTGCACTGTTCAGATGGCTGGGACCGGACTGCGCAGCTGACAGCGCTGGCCATGCTCATGCTAGATCCTTACTACCGAACGCTGAGAGGCTTCCAAGTGCTCATTGAAAAGGAATGGCTATCCTTTGGCCATAAATTTCAACTT CGCATCGGGCACGGCGACGAGCGGCACTCGGACGCGGACCGCTCGCCCGTGTTCGTGCAGTGGGTGGACTGCGTGTGGCAGCTGCAGCAGCAGTTCCCGACCGCCTTCGAGTTCACCGAGCGCCTGCTCATCACCATCGTCGATCATCTCTACTCGTGCCGCTTCGGGACTTTCCTCTTCAATACCGAGCGAGAGAGGTATAGGGAAG AAGTGAAAACAAAGACTGTATCACTATGGTCTTACATCAACAGTCGTCAGAATCTATACCTCAATCCATTGTACTGGGGTCCCTCATCGTTCAGTCCAAATACACCTCCGTCACAGTACTCGAGGCCACAGATGGTGTTAGTTCCGGTTGCGTCACTGAGAATTATCAAACTTTGGAAAGCACTGTACTGTAGATGGAATCCAACCATGCGGCAACAg TAA
- the LOC125074555 gene encoding myotubularin-related protein 2 isoform X3 produces MDKHNSSELLNSDFSLSKNASSDSLDSDSKSSSLNSKHGQDSTHVLGDIQLLDGEKVMGVARDVTYLCPYSGPSRGVLKVTNYQLHFRPTEPTSLQTTLSVPLGVVSRIEKVGGASSKGENSYGIEVFCKDMRNLRFAHKQENHSRRGIFEKLQQLAFPLSHRQPIFAYSYSESFPEDGWNVYEPIAELRRMGVNNDMWRITRINDKYEICDSYPAVWAVPTAANDDLLRSVAAFRSRGRIPVLAWIHPSSQATITRCSQPLVGVSGKRSREDERYIQLIMDANAQAHKLFIMDARPSANAIANKAKGGGYESEDAYQNAELVFLDIHNIHVMRESLRKLKELCFPQIDQTRWFSGIEASCWLKHIKCILAGAVRIVDKVENHKTSVLVHCSDGWDRTAQLTALAMLMLDPYYRTLRGFQVLIEKEWLSFGHKFQLRIGHGDERHSDADRSPVFVQWVDCVWQLQQQFPTAFEFTERLLITIVDHLYSCRFGTFLFNTERERYREEVKTKTVSLWSYINSRQNLYLNPLYWGPSSFSPNTPPSQYSRPQMVLVPVASLRIIKLWKALYCRWNPTMRQQLL; encoded by the exons ATGGATAAACACAACAGTTCAGAACTGTTAAATTCAGATTTTTCTCTTTCTAAAAATGCTAGTTCTGATTCATTGGATTCGGATTCCAAATCAAGTTCATTGAATTCTAAACACGGACAAGATTCC ACTCATGTCTTAGGAGACATACAGTTGTTGGATGGAGAAAAAGTGATGGGTGTGGCAAGAGATGTGACGTACCTGTGTCCATACAGTGGTCCATCCCGGGGTGTCCTCAAAGTTACAAATTACCAGCTGCACTTCAGGCCTACAGAGCCAACATCGCTGCAGACCACACTTAGTGTACCCCTTGGAGTT GTTTCTCGTATTGAAAAAGTAGGTGGAGCGTCATCTAAAGGTGAAAATTCATATGGTATCGAAGTATTTTGTAAA GATATGCGTAATTTACGTTTTGCGCACAAACAAGAGAACCACTCTCGTCGTGGAATATTTGAGAAGTTGCAGCAACTTGCATTTCCTCTATCGCACAGACAACCGATATTTGCTTATAGTTATTCAGAGAGTTTTCCAGAGGATGGATGGAATGTGTACGAACCAATTGCTGAATTGAGAAGAATG GGCGTCAACAATGATATGTGGCGCATAACTCGTATAAATGACAAGTATGAGATATGCGATAGTTATCCAGCAGTATGGGCAGTACCAACCGCTGCTAATGATGACTTGCTTCGGTCGGTAGCGGCGTTCCGCTCCAGGGGACGTATTCCAGTGTTGGCTTGGATACATCCGAGCTCACAAGCCACTATCACCAGATGTAGTCAGCCTCTAGTTGGG gtGAGCGGTAAACGTAGTAGAGAAGATGAAAGGTACATCCAATTGATTATGGACGCCAATGCGCAGgcgcataaattatttattatggatgcAAGGCCAAGTGCGAATGCAATCGCTAACAAGGCTAAAGGCGGCGG atacGAATCAGAGGACGCGTATCAGAATGCTGAACTTGTATTTCTCGACATACACAACATTCACGTGATGAGGGAGAGCTTGAGGAAGCTGAAAGAACTTTGCTTTCCACAAATTGATCAAACGAG GTGGTTCAGTGGTATCGAAGCAAGTTGCTGGCTGAAACATATCAAATGCATACTGGCGGGAGCGGTCCGCATTGTTGATAAG gtggAGAATCACAAAACGTCAGTCTTAGTGCACTGTTCAGATGGCTGGGACCGGACTGCGCAGCTGACAGCGCTGGCCATGCTCATGCTAGATCCTTACTACCGAACGCTGAGAGGCTTCCAAGTGCTCATTGAAAAGGAATGGCTATCCTTTGGCCATAAATTTCAACTT CGCATCGGGCACGGCGACGAGCGGCACTCGGACGCGGACCGCTCGCCCGTGTTCGTGCAGTGGGTGGACTGCGTGTGGCAGCTGCAGCAGCAGTTCCCGACCGCCTTCGAGTTCACCGAGCGCCTGCTCATCACCATCGTCGATCATCTCTACTCGTGCCGCTTCGGGACTTTCCTCTTCAATACCGAGCGAGAGAGGTATAGGGAAG AAGTGAAAACAAAGACTGTATCACTATGGTCTTACATCAACAGTCGTCAGAATCTATACCTCAATCCATTGTACTGGGGTCCCTCATCGTTCAGTCCAAATACACCTCCGTCACAGTACTCGAGGCCACAGATGGTGTTAGTTCCGGTTGCGTCACTGAGAATTATCAAACTTTGGAAAGCACTGTACTGTAGATGGAATCCAACCATGCGGCAACAg CTATTGTGA